The proteins below come from a single Thermotoga sp. KOL6 genomic window:
- a CDS encoding carbohydrate ABC transporter permease — protein sequence MMKKFLIIFLSVIISLWFLTPVFFIVLASLTPSSDYYNPTKIFPSRLTLEHLYKLFVTLGGGKATLVSIEVALISIGVSFLLGLPAGYALTRYIFPGKNIIRLSMLMTRSIPLIVIAVPLVVLYMRLNLADTTLGVALAHASMILPFVVLITSSVFSGISVEYEEAGMVFGLSRFQAFLRITLPLALPGLAASAIFAFIMSWNEVFAASILTLTNRTLPAHILNTAMASPDYFKFAAGTIMAIPAMVFIFFIRKYLVSMWGITLK from the coding sequence ATGATGAAAAAATTCCTCATAATTTTTCTTTCGGTTATTATTTCTCTGTGGTTTTTGACACCAGTTTTTTTCATCGTTTTGGCATCTCTCACACCATCTTCCGATTATTACAATCCAACCAAGATATTTCCCAGTAGACTCACGCTGGAACATCTTTACAAACTTTTTGTCACCTTAGGTGGTGGTAAAGCTACTTTGGTGAGTATAGAAGTAGCTCTTATCTCGATAGGAGTTTCTTTCCTATTGGGGCTTCCCGCAGGTTATGCTTTGACGCGCTACATTTTCCCAGGGAAAAACATTATCAGGCTTTCCATGCTCATGACGAGGTCTATTCCTCTCATAGTAATTGCTGTCCCTCTCGTTGTTCTTTACATGAGGTTGAATCTCGCCGATACCACTCTTGGAGTAGCTCTTGCACATGCTTCGATGATACTTCCGTTTGTTGTTTTGATCACATCCAGTGTGTTTTCTGGGATCTCTGTTGAATACGAAGAAGCAGGGATGGTTTTCGGATTGAGTCGTTTTCAAGCTTTTCTGAGGATCACACTGCCTTTGGCACTTCCAGGACTCGCTGCTTCTGCTATATTTGCTTTCATCATGTCTTGGAACGAGGTGTTCGCCGCTTCCATACTAACTCTCACGAACAGGACACTTCCTGCACACATTCTGAACACGGCAATGGCATCACCCGACTACTTCAAATTCGCTGCAGGAACGATCATGGCAATACCTGCCATGGTGTTTATCTTCTTCATAAGAAAGTATCTTGTGAGTATGTGGGGAATTACCCTGAAATGA
- a CDS encoding alpha-mannosidase: protein MKAKVIVHNHWDREWFATEDITSSWLKEVFIKVKDLCEKNPQFTYVMDGQTAVIEDLLIANPELGEDLRKLVETGRILIGPYYIQIDWRIPGESAILKNLELGVKEAERFGKCMKVGWLLDNFGHVSQEPQIHRLFGINKVFLWRGVSFPEDNISQEFIWKGSDGSAVQAIFLIGGYRNLYNLKETRDIADKRLKHEIKKLEKFSKSDEILLLDGYDIDLSPEDPSEYVNVELATPESFPEKFPNNVSVLFGELLSGRYACTFPGTLSTRVYLKLESDLVEKLLKTNDLLSVLNGEDVQEVLWRDFLKTLAHDNICGVCVDKVHENMDRTYRRLYFYLKGSIEEKMKKLASKSNLEKGLYVFSLSPFDYDHWYCDGERTLPLKTSGVGFFKVVSLDEREESEKELSWKNDYYEAYFEKDGVLVLNGKRLGILKLFEEKGDTYTTSTEETDFSVSLKKIGIILRTSRSMVVEMERIVDSHSSHIETRERIIFDETPLVKWNVTLITKGKNYKLSIIYETGQGKILSKMPFDVVERAKEDDYLLPEVLPENLRGILLAARETGAVREFPFQGFIALYDGKFARSILAQGLREYWVEEGKVNVTLVRSVEWIAKDVKNRIGDAGPLMYVPGAKCEGTFSVKLAFMEIPFHPRSKEFFRWYSLFENPPLLLDVKAGGNEKEGVFFKSELPWIGVKDRDFLWVYNPYLEEVDGTKPLQISSRRVHVLSKKEGRSNVFFLNFPKFPVLNITSKPEEDVLNTLKDMISKLDEEISELAKETDPKSVHRYLSLTRTKKEIELSLLYLQDVKEKARELNEFRMRRRTYDYVLELLESEEKA, encoded by the coding sequence ATGAAAGCAAAAGTGATCGTGCACAATCACTGGGATAGAGAATGGTTTGCGACAGAAGATATAACTTCTTCTTGGTTGAAAGAAGTATTCATCAAAGTGAAGGATCTCTGTGAGAAGAATCCTCAGTTCACCTATGTAATGGATGGCCAGACTGCGGTAATAGAGGATTTGCTTATAGCGAATCCGGAATTGGGAGAGGATCTCAGAAAACTTGTTGAAACAGGGAGGATACTCATCGGACCTTATTATATTCAAATCGACTGGAGGATACCAGGAGAATCGGCAATATTGAAAAATTTGGAACTCGGAGTCAAGGAGGCTGAACGTTTTGGAAAGTGCATGAAGGTAGGGTGGCTTCTTGATAACTTCGGTCACGTTTCCCAGGAGCCACAAATCCATAGGTTATTTGGAATAAACAAGGTTTTCCTTTGGCGAGGAGTTTCTTTTCCAGAAGATAACATTTCACAGGAATTTATCTGGAAAGGAAGTGATGGTTCAGCTGTTCAAGCAATCTTTCTCATTGGTGGATACAGAAACTTATACAACTTGAAAGAAACGAGAGATATAGCAGATAAAAGGTTGAAGCATGAGATAAAAAAACTCGAGAAGTTTTCAAAATCCGATGAAATCCTCCTCTTGGACGGCTACGATATAGATCTTTCACCAGAAGATCCGAGTGAATATGTGAACGTTGAACTTGCTACTCCTGAAAGTTTCCCAGAGAAATTTCCAAACAATGTTTCCGTACTCTTCGGGGAACTTCTTTCTGGAAGATACGCCTGCACTTTTCCTGGAACACTTTCCACAAGAGTCTACTTGAAGCTCGAAAGCGATCTGGTTGAAAAGCTTTTAAAGACAAATGATCTGCTCTCTGTTTTGAATGGTGAAGATGTACAGGAAGTTCTGTGGAGAGATTTTCTCAAAACGCTTGCACACGACAACATTTGTGGTGTCTGTGTGGATAAGGTTCATGAGAACATGGACAGAACGTACAGAAGGCTGTACTTTTATCTAAAGGGATCCATAGAAGAAAAAATGAAAAAACTTGCTTCGAAATCGAATCTAGAAAAAGGGCTTTATGTGTTTTCTCTTTCTCCCTTCGATTATGATCACTGGTACTGTGATGGCGAAAGAACTTTACCATTGAAAACCAGTGGAGTTGGGTTTTTCAAAGTAGTTTCGCTCGATGAACGAGAAGAAAGTGAAAAAGAACTTTCATGGAAAAACGACTATTACGAGGCTTATTTTGAGAAAGATGGAGTACTTGTTTTAAATGGAAAGAGATTGGGAATCTTAAAGCTTTTTGAAGAAAAAGGAGACACTTACACAACTTCCACTGAAGAGACAGATTTTTCTGTTTCCCTGAAAAAAATCGGGATCATCTTGAGAACGAGTCGTTCGATGGTAGTAGAAATGGAAAGAATCGTTGATTCACACTCGAGCCATATTGAAACGAGAGAAAGAATTATCTTCGATGAAACTCCCCTTGTAAAATGGAACGTGACTTTGATCACGAAAGGGAAAAACTACAAGCTCTCCATTATATACGAGACGGGACAAGGGAAGATCTTATCGAAGATGCCTTTCGATGTGGTGGAAAGAGCCAAGGAAGACGATTATCTGCTTCCAGAAGTGCTTCCAGAGAATCTGAGAGGAATTCTTCTTGCAGCGAGAGAGACGGGGGCAGTTAGAGAGTTCCCTTTCCAGGGATTCATAGCCTTGTACGATGGGAAGTTTGCAAGATCTATCTTAGCTCAAGGTTTGAGAGAATATTGGGTAGAGGAAGGAAAGGTAAATGTGACACTCGTGAGATCCGTTGAATGGATCGCAAAAGATGTGAAAAATCGAATAGGAGATGCTGGGCCTTTGATGTATGTGCCCGGTGCAAAATGTGAAGGAACCTTTTCTGTGAAACTCGCCTTTATGGAAATCCCATTTCATCCAAGAAGTAAAGAGTTTTTCAGGTGGTATTCCCTTTTTGAAAATCCCCCCCTTCTTTTGGATGTCAAGGCAGGTGGAAACGAAAAAGAAGGGGTATTCTTCAAATCGGAACTACCGTGGATCGGTGTAAAAGATAGAGACTTCTTGTGGGTCTACAATCCCTATCTCGAAGAAGTAGATGGTACAAAGCCGCTTCAGATATCAAGCAGAAGGGTGCATGTACTATCGAAAAAAGAAGGGAGATCGAACGTTTTCTTTCTGAACTTTCCGAAGTTTCCGGTTCTAAACATTACATCAAAACCAGAAGAGGATGTTTTAAACACTTTAAAAGATATGATCTCAAAACTCGATGAAGAAATTTCTGAACTTGCAAAAGAAACTGATCCAAAATCAGTTCATCGTTATCTTTCTCTTACTAGAACAAAAAAGGAAATAGAGCTTTCGTTGCTGTATCTCCAAGATGTGAAAGAAAAGGCAAGAGAATTGAATGAGTTTCGAATGAGAAGAAGAACCTATGACTACGTGTTGGAGCTTCTAGAAAGTGAGGAGAAAGCATGA
- a CDS encoding carbohydrate ABC transporter permease: protein MRGKWIPFLLILPAILYLLLLMGYPLFETFRLAFTSNEGVFGNFKRLVESGQFWNAMKNTLLLTVVIVPIQLILALGLALFVNKKFKGYTTILYFIAIPLALSDVTAALMSYTIFSPNGYINKILMNFHLIERPIYFFGYLFKNREFWVVALTEVWRATPLVFIIILAGLQSINKEYLEAADLFGFSKWKKFTKIILPLLKPSIMSALLLRTLFAFQIFGVVWLLAGRDIPVLAGETYYWYTFMNDPNMASAYALVIALVTIIVSWFYITFLRAKHLEGAR from the coding sequence ATGAGAGGAAAATGGATTCCCTTTCTCCTTATATTGCCGGCAATTTTGTATCTTCTGCTTTTGATGGGTTACCCACTCTTCGAGACATTTAGGTTGGCCTTCACGAGCAACGAAGGTGTTTTTGGAAACTTCAAGAGATTGGTGGAAAGTGGACAATTTTGGAACGCGATGAAGAATACTCTCCTCTTGACAGTGGTGATAGTTCCTATTCAGCTGATTCTCGCCTTGGGGCTTGCTCTTTTTGTGAATAAAAAATTCAAGGGTTACACAACAATTCTCTATTTCATAGCTATTCCTCTTGCGTTGAGTGATGTGACAGCGGCACTCATGAGCTATACCATCTTTTCACCGAATGGTTACATCAACAAGATTTTGATGAACTTTCATTTGATAGAAAGACCCATATACTTTTTCGGATATCTGTTCAAAAACAGAGAATTCTGGGTAGTGGCTCTTACGGAAGTGTGGAGAGCAACACCTCTTGTGTTCATCATTATTCTTGCGGGTCTTCAATCGATAAACAAAGAATACTTGGAAGCAGCTGATTTGTTTGGATTCTCGAAATGGAAAAAATTTACAAAGATCATCTTACCCCTTCTCAAACCTTCAATCATGTCTGCCCTCCTTTTGAGAACTCTTTTTGCATTTCAAATATTCGGTGTCGTATGGTTGCTTGCTGGAAGAGATATTCCCGTTCTTGCGGGGGAAACATATTATTGGTATACCTTCATGAACGATCCCAACATGGCGAGTGCGTATGCTTTGGTGATAGCCCTCGTTACGATCATCGTTAGTTGGTTTTACATCACGTTCCTCAGAGCAAAACACCTAGAGGGGGCGCGATGA
- a CDS encoding ABC transporter ATP-binding protein produces the protein MARVRIESVKKYFGNVKALDGIDLIVNEGEFLVLLGPSGCGKTTLLRCIAGLEQVTDGKIFFDDREVTNLAPKDRNISMVFQSYAVWPHMKVRDNIAYPLKLKKVPKEEIEKKVHWAADLLHISELLDRYPAQLSGGQRQRVAVARAIVHEPEVLLMDEPLSNLDALLRVKMRSELKKLQERIGVTTIYVTHDQTEAMTMGDRIAVMNQGKLQQVGTPSEIYHHPVNIFVAGFVGSPQMNFLEMTVKSEGTKILLHKDGIDIPVKSDPKVKQVVMGIRPENIYLEEKPNTVKLTGEIYFAEKLMSDTILHINIGNDKIVAKIPGDVDFKSGEKISFFLDLGRLHLFHPKTGERIL, from the coding sequence TTGGCACGGGTAAGAATAGAGAGCGTAAAGAAATATTTCGGAAATGTGAAAGCTCTCGATGGAATAGATCTCATTGTGAACGAAGGGGAGTTCCTCGTGCTCCTAGGTCCTTCTGGATGTGGGAAAACCACTCTCCTTCGCTGTATAGCAGGGCTAGAACAGGTAACTGATGGAAAAATTTTCTTCGACGATCGTGAAGTGACTAACCTCGCTCCTAAAGATAGAAATATTTCTATGGTTTTCCAGAGTTACGCGGTATGGCCTCACATGAAGGTGCGTGACAACATTGCCTACCCTTTGAAACTCAAGAAGGTTCCGAAGGAGGAAATAGAGAAAAAAGTACATTGGGCCGCGGATCTTTTACATATCTCGGAGCTCCTCGACAGGTATCCTGCTCAACTTTCAGGGGGACAGAGGCAGAGAGTGGCAGTCGCCCGAGCCATTGTTCACGAACCGGAAGTTCTTTTAATGGATGAACCTCTCTCTAACCTAGACGCGCTTCTTCGTGTAAAGATGCGGAGTGAGTTGAAAAAACTTCAAGAGAGAATTGGTGTCACAACAATTTATGTCACACACGATCAAACAGAAGCGATGACCATGGGAGATAGGATTGCCGTAATGAATCAAGGTAAACTACAGCAAGTAGGAACTCCTTCTGAAATTTATCATCATCCTGTGAATATCTTCGTTGCTGGATTCGTTGGATCTCCACAAATGAACTTTTTGGAAATGACAGTGAAATCCGAAGGAACGAAGATTCTACTCCATAAAGATGGAATCGATATACCGGTGAAATCAGATCCAAAAGTAAAGCAAGTTGTTATGGGAATCAGACCGGAGAACATATATCTTGAAGAAAAGCCCAACACTGTAAAGCTAACTGGTGAAATTTATTTCGCCGAGAAACTAATGTCGGATACGATTCTTCATATCAACATAGGGAACGACAAAATCGTTGCTAAGATCCCTGGAGACGTTGATTTCAAGAGTGGTGAAAAGATATCGTTCTTTCTCGATCTTGGACGTCTTCATCTCTTCCATCCTAAAACTGGGGAGAGAATCTTATGA
- a CDS encoding glycosyltransferase, with protein sequence MKIVVGIPSYNNVETISHVAKTAAKGIVDFFDGNGMIVNSDGGSSDGTRERFMETDTFGVPKESFIYEGISGKGSAMKAIMEFALRHNAEAVVFLDSDLRSVKPWWVERLAGPILRKEADYVTPFYLRHRFDGTITNNVCFPMTAVLYGKKVRQPIGGDFGVGRNLLEIYLSKPKEIWETDVARFGIDIWMTTTAINESGKVIQAALGAKIHDVKDPGKHLKGMFLQVVGTLFELMIIYENKWKDVWKIEDVTIYGETPEEEVPPMEINIENLKKLARESVVNLDYVDEEIVSEVRKTGTLSLPSWTDVLFKSAIRYRETRDKRVIEELLPFYFARTASFAEEVKSLSDEEAEKRVYGQLDVFLEKKKFLKEEWGFENKR encoded by the coding sequence ATGAAGATCGTTGTGGGAATACCGAGTTATAACAACGTAGAAACCATTTCTCACGTTGCAAAAACAGCTGCCAAGGGTATTGTGGATTTCTTCGATGGCAACGGCATGATTGTTAACTCTGATGGAGGATCATCCGACGGTACGCGAGAAAGGTTTATGGAAACAGATACTTTCGGTGTTCCAAAAGAAAGTTTTATATACGAAGGAATATCAGGGAAGGGCAGTGCCATGAAAGCTATCATGGAGTTTGCATTAAGACACAATGCGGAAGCAGTTGTTTTCTTGGATTCTGATCTCAGAAGTGTAAAACCTTGGTGGGTTGAGAGACTCGCAGGACCTATCTTGAGAAAAGAAGCAGACTACGTGACACCTTTTTACCTAAGGCACAGATTTGATGGAACGATCACGAATAATGTTTGTTTCCCTATGACAGCCGTTCTCTATGGGAAGAAGGTGAGGCAACCAATCGGCGGCGATTTCGGTGTTGGAAGGAATTTGTTGGAGATATATTTGAGTAAGCCAAAAGAGATATGGGAAACAGATGTAGCAAGATTCGGTATCGACATATGGATGACAACAACCGCTATAAACGAGTCCGGCAAAGTGATTCAAGCAGCTCTTGGTGCGAAAATTCATGATGTCAAAGATCCGGGGAAGCATTTGAAAGGTATGTTTCTTCAAGTGGTGGGGACTCTTTTTGAACTCATGATCATTTATGAGAACAAATGGAAGGATGTGTGGAAGATAGAAGATGTTACCATTTATGGGGAGACACCGGAAGAAGAGGTGCCGCCGATGGAAATCAACATCGAAAATTTGAAGAAACTTGCAAGAGAAAGTGTTGTAAATTTGGATTACGTAGACGAAGAAATTGTTTCCGAGGTGAGGAAAACAGGAACATTGAGTCTCCCTTCATGGACTGATGTGTTGTTCAAAAGTGCAATTCGTTACAGAGAAACAAGGGATAAACGAGTAATCGAGGAGCTCTTACCTTTTTACTTTGCGCGAACTGCTTCTTTTGCCGAAGAGGTAAAATCTCTATCCGATGAAGAAGCCGAAAAACGTGTCTATGGACAGCTCGATGTATTCTTGGAAAAGAAAAAGTTCCTTAAGGAGGAATGGGGATTTGAAAATAAAAGATAG
- the mggS gene encoding mannosylglucosylglycerate synthase, translating into MKIALLHYRGGLMDGVSLEMEKWRRVLTKMGHEVDIVAGNEKEGVDVVVKEIGFENPDFETVNRNFFGGIEDFADERSFMDFLKGKEEELFQILDKKLIDYDLVVPNNVWSLGLFPPLGLALARLDKRFIAHHHDFWWERNHLIPKNEKMKSILERYFPPDLPNIKHIVINTIAQKELKRRRNIDSIVVPNVMDFSKPITSEKMYRVVREDFQIKPGTIVALQATRIDRRKAIELSIDLVSTLREKLVMRRGERLYNGDLFNGEVILVFSGICEDELYLEELLEYASSKNVPFMVLSYEVKKDTTLFWKLYNVADFVTYPSILEGWGNQLLEAMVAKKPIVLFEYEVFKSDIKPSGLKYASLGDRYWREKEFVRVEKSVLTKAADDLSQILFDSILYRNIVEHNFEIGKKHFSLERLEKILAEEVLT; encoded by the coding sequence ATGAAGATCGCGTTGCTCCATTATCGTGGAGGCCTCATGGATGGAGTTTCATTAGAAATGGAGAAATGGAGGAGAGTTCTCACAAAGATGGGTCATGAAGTTGACATAGTTGCTGGCAACGAAAAGGAAGGTGTGGATGTTGTTGTAAAAGAAATCGGATTTGAAAATCCAGATTTTGAAACGGTGAATCGGAATTTCTTTGGAGGGATAGAAGATTTCGCTGATGAGAGATCATTCATGGATTTTCTTAAAGGAAAGGAGGAGGAGCTTTTTCAGATTTTGGATAAAAAACTTATAGATTACGATCTCGTTGTACCGAACAATGTCTGGTCTCTGGGGCTTTTCCCTCCTTTAGGACTCGCACTTGCAAGATTGGACAAAAGATTTATTGCTCATCATCATGATTTTTGGTGGGAAAGAAATCACTTGATTCCGAAAAACGAAAAGATGAAAAGCATTCTAGAAAGATACTTCCCTCCTGATTTGCCGAACATAAAACACATTGTCATAAACACGATTGCTCAAAAGGAGTTGAAGAGACGAAGAAATATCGATTCAATTGTGGTACCGAATGTGATGGATTTTAGCAAACCGATCACATCGGAAAAAATGTATCGAGTTGTGAGAGAGGATTTTCAAATAAAACCTGGAACAATTGTGGCACTTCAAGCAACCAGAATAGATAGAAGGAAGGCAATAGAACTTTCAATAGACCTAGTTTCAACATTGAGGGAGAAACTAGTTATGAGGAGGGGTGAACGTCTCTACAATGGGGACCTTTTCAATGGCGAAGTAATCCTCGTATTCTCTGGAATATGTGAGGATGAATTGTACCTTGAGGAACTCTTAGAATACGCTTCTTCAAAGAACGTTCCTTTTATGGTTTTGAGTTACGAAGTGAAAAAAGATACTACGCTCTTTTGGAAACTTTACAACGTTGCCGATTTCGTTACTTATCCATCTATTCTCGAAGGATGGGGAAATCAACTTCTTGAAGCAATGGTTGCGAAGAAACCTATCGTTTTGTTCGAGTACGAGGTATTCAAATCAGACATAAAACCCTCAGGTTTGAAATACGCGAGTTTAGGAGATAGATATTGGAGAGAGAAAGAGTTTGTGAGGGTCGAGAAAAGTGTTCTAACGAAAGCAGCTGATGATCTTTCTCAAATACTGTTCGATTCCATCCTTTACAGAAACATAGTGGAACACAATTTCGAGATTGGAAAAAAACATTTCAGTTTGGAAAGATTGGAGAAAATCTTAGCCGAGGAGGTATTAACATGA
- a CDS encoding ABC transporter substrate-binding protein produces the protein MKKWLFLMVLLIVASVVLGKVNFASTQMTPAAEREFMLNKLAEFSKSSGIDVEFLNFEYPQLFSRLQAEVRAGKTTLNLVADLQGNLYIMASEGLLSDLKDLKFEGKTFIETLERFAYVNGQKIFIPWLQATYVMAVNKKAFDYLPRGLSKEDVIKGTEKWTYDALLAWAKNIYEKTGQPLLGFPVGPKGLWHRFLHGYIYPSYTGAQALKFDSVRAVEMWNYLKELFKYVHPASTTWDGMADPLLREEVWIAWDHTARLKPAIVEKPDDFVVVPVPRGPMGRGYIIVLVGLAIPKGADFDEPSKVIDFLTSPEMQVEILKNVGFFPVVQEAAGAIPEGALKVLAQGVINQSAAKDSIISFIPSLGPKSGEFTETYRMAFTRIVFQGEDPAKVVKELGERIRQMFKETGAELPEPDASLF, from the coding sequence GTGAAAAAGTGGTTGTTTTTGATGGTTCTCTTGATTGTGGCATCTGTTGTATTGGGTAAAGTGAATTTTGCTTCCACTCAGATGACACCAGCTGCAGAGAGGGAGTTCATGCTCAACAAACTCGCTGAATTTTCTAAATCTTCTGGCATCGATGTAGAGTTTCTCAATTTTGAGTATCCACAACTTTTCAGCAGGCTTCAAGCAGAAGTAAGGGCAGGAAAAACCACTTTGAATTTAGTTGCAGACTTACAAGGTAATCTTTACATCATGGCTTCAGAAGGATTGTTGAGCGATCTTAAAGATCTCAAGTTCGAAGGGAAAACTTTCATTGAAACCCTTGAAAGATTCGCATACGTCAACGGTCAAAAGATTTTCATTCCTTGGCTCCAGGCAACTTACGTGATGGCCGTCAACAAGAAGGCGTTCGATTACTTGCCACGCGGCCTTTCGAAGGAAGATGTGATCAAAGGAACGGAGAAATGGACTTATGATGCTCTCCTTGCGTGGGCTAAGAATATCTACGAAAAAACTGGGCAACCTTTACTCGGATTTCCTGTGGGGCCGAAAGGGTTATGGCATAGATTCCTCCATGGTTACATTTATCCGTCTTACACCGGAGCACAGGCTTTGAAATTCGACAGTGTAAGAGCGGTCGAGATGTGGAATTATCTGAAAGAACTCTTCAAATACGTGCATCCTGCCAGTACCACATGGGATGGAATGGCCGATCCACTCCTGAGAGAAGAAGTTTGGATTGCTTGGGATCACACTGCTAGGTTGAAACCCGCCATTGTTGAGAAACCAGACGATTTCGTCGTCGTTCCTGTTCCGAGGGGCCCCATGGGAAGAGGGTACATCATCGTTCTCGTAGGACTTGCCATACCCAAAGGTGCAGATTTCGATGAACCATCTAAAGTGATAGACTTTCTCACTTCTCCAGAAATGCAGGTTGAAATTTTGAAAAACGTCGGATTCTTCCCTGTTGTACAAGAGGCTGCCGGTGCGATTCCTGAGGGAGCTTTGAAAGTTTTGGCACAAGGAGTTATAAATCAATCCGCTGCGAAAGATTCCATCATATCCTTTATACCAAGCTTGGGTCCAAAGAGCGGAGAGTTTACAGAAACCTACAGAATGGCTTTCACAAGGATCGTTTTCCAGGGTGAAGATCCAGCGAAGGTTGTGAAGGAGCTTGGTGAGCGAATCAGACAGATGTTCAAAGAAACAGGAGCGGAACTACCAGAACCAGATGCCAGCCTCTTCTGA
- a CDS encoding MurR/RpiR family transcriptional regulator, with protein sequence MKIKDRILNIYTQFSPAERKVADYILDKPDDVIHYSITEFAKIVGVSETTVHRVIKKLDFEGYQTFKISLARELSGIEESLEKHDFIDEEIEILKRLKETLDIKNVEKAVNWIIAARRVLFFGVGLSGVVSEYASLKFALLGFSTFFSNDPHVQVIEAVNLSNKDVVISISHTGNIRDTVKSTQVAKDMGARTIAITTNPASELAKVAHLVLQSPPVKYETYEFLRENIGEIAVVDVLFKETFQKIYQDRKKHFENLEGVFKPKKF encoded by the coding sequence TTGAAAATAAAAGATAGGATATTGAACATCTACACTCAGTTTAGCCCCGCCGAGCGAAAAGTAGCAGATTACATCCTCGATAAACCAGATGATGTCATTCATTATTCGATCACGGAGTTTGCAAAGATAGTAGGTGTGAGTGAAACAACGGTGCACAGGGTGATAAAGAAGTTGGATTTCGAAGGTTATCAAACCTTCAAAATTTCTCTTGCTAGAGAACTGAGCGGAATCGAAGAATCCCTCGAAAAACATGATTTCATAGATGAGGAAATCGAAATTTTGAAACGTTTGAAAGAGACTCTAGATATTAAGAACGTGGAAAAAGCAGTAAATTGGATTATTGCCGCTCGGCGGGTACTTTTCTTCGGGGTAGGACTTTCTGGGGTAGTATCGGAGTACGCCAGTTTGAAATTCGCTCTTTTGGGATTCTCCACATTCTTCTCTAACGATCCACATGTGCAAGTAATAGAAGCGGTAAATTTGAGCAACAAGGATGTGGTAATTTCTATCAGCCACACTGGAAACATTCGAGATACTGTGAAATCCACTCAAGTTGCGAAAGACATGGGAGCAAGAACAATCGCCATCACAACTAATCCCGCCTCCGAACTTGCCAAAGTTGCCCACCTTGTGCTCCAAAGTCCACCCGTTAAGTACGAAACCTACGAATTCCTAAGAGAAAACATAGGTGAAATTGCGGTTGTGGATGTGTTGTTCAAAGAGACCTTTCAAAAGATCTATCAAGACAGGAAAAAGCACTTCGAAAACTTGGAAGGTGTTTTCAAACCGAAGAAATTTTAA